The proteins below come from a single Natrinema sp. SYSU A 869 genomic window:
- a CDS encoding SRPBCC family protein yields the protein MTVQVDRSFDVAASPERVWEFIADPANRARAISVVQEYSVDDSNGRRVTWQVKLPIPLVRKTVTVNTEDVTRKPPEYVKFVGKSKVMEVTGEHEIVDTEDGTRLENHFVVDGKLPGVEKFFKRNLDSELQNLQRDLERDLQTTQ from the coding sequence ATGACTGTACAGGTCGACCGATCATTCGACGTGGCGGCGTCACCCGAGCGGGTCTGGGAGTTCATCGCCGATCCGGCAAACCGCGCTCGGGCGATTAGCGTCGTCCAAGAGTACTCCGTCGACGATTCGAACGGACGGCGAGTAACCTGGCAGGTGAAACTTCCCATCCCACTCGTGCGGAAAACCGTGACCGTAAACACCGAGGACGTCACGCGCAAACCGCCCGAGTACGTCAAGTTCGTCGGCAAATCCAAAGTAATGGAGGTCACCGGCGAACACGAAATCGTCGACACCGAGGACGGCACTCGCCTCGAGAACCACTTCGTCGTCGACGGCAAACTGCCGGGCGTCGAGAAGTTCTTCAAACGCAATCTCGACTCGGAACTCCAGAATCTCCAGCGCGACCTCGAGCGAGACCTGCAGACGACACAGTAA
- a CDS encoding carbon-nitrogen family hydrolase, with the protein MTAETDANASDADSGDSLTLALAQIHVEAGEVEANVDRALEAVSRAADRGADLVALPELFNVGYFAFDLYARNAEPFAGETFGRLRAAAADHGIAVLAGSIVEDLSATESIETPADEGLANTSALFDAAGELQLVYRKHHLFGYESAESDLLVPGEHVETATVGEFTVGVTTCYDLRFPELYRRLVDDGVELVLVPSAWPYPRIEHWETLSRARAIENQAYVATINGSGEFDDATLLGRSSVYDPWGVPLASSGDEPALVTTEIDTEAVADVREEFPALRDRRL; encoded by the coding sequence ATGACTGCCGAGACGGACGCCAACGCTTCCGACGCCGATAGCGGGGACTCCCTCACACTCGCGCTCGCACAGATTCACGTCGAGGCCGGCGAGGTCGAAGCGAACGTCGACCGAGCGCTCGAGGCGGTGTCGCGGGCCGCCGACCGCGGCGCAGACCTGGTTGCATTGCCGGAGCTGTTCAACGTAGGCTACTTCGCGTTCGACCTCTACGCGCGCAATGCGGAACCGTTCGCAGGCGAGACGTTCGGCCGACTCCGAGCGGCGGCGGCCGACCACGGGATCGCTGTCCTCGCGGGCAGTATCGTCGAGGACCTGTCGGCGACCGAGAGCATCGAAACTCCCGCCGACGAGGGGCTCGCGAACACGTCCGCGCTGTTCGACGCCGCCGGCGAACTGCAACTAGTCTACCGGAAACACCACCTCTTCGGCTACGAGTCCGCGGAATCCGATCTGCTCGTCCCCGGCGAGCATGTCGAGACGGCGACGGTCGGCGAGTTCACCGTCGGCGTGACGACCTGTTACGACCTGCGATTCCCCGAACTCTATCGCCGACTGGTCGACGACGGCGTCGAACTGGTACTCGTTCCCAGCGCGTGGCCCTACCCGCGCATCGAACACTGGGAGACCCTCTCGCGGGCCCGCGCGATCGAGAATCAGGCCTACGTGGCGACGATCAACGGCTCCGGCGAGTTCGACGACGCCACGCTGCTGGGTCGCTCGAGCGTCTACGACCCCTGGGGCGTCCCGCTGGCCTCGAGCGGCGACGAGCCGGCGCTTGTCACGACCGAGATCGACACGGAGGCGGTCGCGGACGTCCGGGAGGAGTTCCCGGCGCTGCGGGACCGACGGCTGTAA
- a CDS encoding molybdopterin-binding protein → MNVAVVTVGDELLAGRTTNTNATWLCERLADRGVTVERVTTVPDRIGDIARVVNEYRAEYDAVIVTGGLGPTHDDITMDGVAAALGRSVEEHDAALAWLEEDGYTRDDLASGTADLPAGARALHNETGVAPGAVLEGVYVLPGVPSEMKAIFESIAEEFTGTPTYRDAVVADEPESALLDRIAELREQFDVSVGSYPGDSVRIELKGTDEATVADAAAWLRERVDSP, encoded by the coding sequence ATGAACGTCGCGGTCGTAACGGTCGGGGACGAACTGCTCGCCGGACGAACGACGAATACGAACGCCACATGGCTCTGTGAACGGCTTGCCGATCGCGGCGTCACCGTCGAGCGGGTGACCACGGTCCCGGACCGGATCGGCGATATCGCCCGCGTCGTCAACGAATACCGCGCGGAATACGACGCTGTCATCGTCACCGGAGGCCTCGGGCCGACCCACGACGACATCACCATGGACGGCGTCGCCGCTGCGCTCGGCCGCTCGGTCGAGGAACACGACGCCGCCCTCGCCTGGCTCGAGGAAGACGGCTACACCCGCGACGATCTCGCGTCGGGAACGGCGGACCTGCCGGCGGGCGCACGAGCGCTCCACAACGAGACCGGCGTTGCCCCCGGCGCGGTCCTCGAGGGCGTCTACGTGCTTCCAGGCGTCCCCTCGGAGATGAAAGCGATATTCGAGTCCATCGCCGAGGAGTTCACGGGCACACCGACGTATCGAGACGCAGTCGTCGCCGACGAACCCGAAAGCGCATTACTCGACCGGATCGCCGAACTCCGCGAGCAATTCGATGTCTCCGTGGGAAGCTATCCGGGCGACTCGGTCCGGATCGAACTCAAGGGGACCGACGAGGCGACCGTCGCAGACGCGGCCGCGTGGCTCCGCGAACGGGTCGACTCACCGTAA
- a CDS encoding 6-pyruvoyl tetrahydropterin synthase family protein codes for MGSQAAEDAVDGSPVDDSVVGTRRVLHVGYDRPIRISAGHRIQHHDGKCSRPHGHNYEVAVTVTGELTEAGWIADKGDITDVISEWDHMFLLEADDPLVEAFEAAGDDDGVIVLEHPPTAEVMSILLERKLEAALPETVTDVAVQVNETSELCGGSEI; via the coding sequence ATGGGAAGCCAGGCAGCTGAAGACGCAGTTGACGGGAGTCCCGTCGATGACTCGGTTGTCGGAACCCGGCGCGTCCTCCACGTCGGCTACGACCGGCCGATACGGATTAGCGCCGGTCACCGGATCCAACACCACGATGGCAAGTGTTCGCGACCCCACGGCCACAACTACGAGGTTGCCGTCACCGTCACGGGCGAGCTAACGGAAGCGGGATGGATTGCGGACAAAGGAGATATTACTGACGTAATATCCGAGTGGGACCACATGTTCCTGCTCGAGGCTGACGATCCCCTTGTCGAAGCCTTCGAAGCGGCTGGGGACGACGACGGTGTCATCGTCCTCGAACACCCGCCGACGGCCGAAGTGATGAGCATCCTCCTGGAGCGGAAACTCGAGGCGGCGTTGCCCGAAACGGTCACCGACGTCGCAGTACAGGTCAACGAAACGAGCGAACTCTGTGGCGGGAGCGAGATCTGA
- a CDS encoding aldehyde dehydrogenase family protein translates to MSQQLTEQGHGHYIGGEWIDSTGRGPASSRTQSDDDGSERTFESENPATGETLATFQRGTTTDVDAALEAANDAFEDWRDLSYIDRAEYLWDIYHELRDRHEELGEIVSKECGKEISEGKADVTEAWHMVEWAAGNARHPHGDIVPSEVAGKDSFMRRKPRGVIGCITPWNFPVAIPFWHMAIALVEGNTVVWKPAEQTPWCGQIIAEMMDDAGIPDGVFNMIQGFGDAGAAITDDDRVDTVLFTGSAEVGHEIAGKVGSEPGKLAACEMGGKNGIVVTEEADMDIAVHSAVMSSFKTTGQRCVSSERLIVHEDVYDEFKAQFVDIVEDIAVGDPLEEDTFMGPAIEADHVEKIRQYNDLAREEGANVLVDRFELEDSEIPDGHAEGHWVGPFVYEIDYEPDLRCLNEECFGPHVALIEYSGDVEDAVEIHNDTPYGLAGAIISEDYRQLNYFRDRADIGLAYANLPCIGAEVQLPFGGVKKSGNGYPSAREAIEAVTERTAWTMNNSTDIEMAQGLSADIKTSED, encoded by the coding sequence ATGAGCCAGCAACTCACCGAACAGGGACACGGCCACTACATCGGCGGCGAGTGGATCGACAGCACAGGACGGGGTCCCGCGAGCAGTCGGACGCAGTCCGACGACGATGGGAGCGAGCGGACGTTCGAGAGCGAAAACCCCGCTACCGGCGAGACGCTGGCGACGTTCCAGCGCGGGACTACGACCGATGTCGACGCGGCCCTCGAGGCCGCCAACGATGCCTTCGAGGACTGGCGCGACCTGTCCTATATCGACCGTGCGGAGTACCTCTGGGACATCTACCACGAGCTACGGGACCGCCACGAGGAACTCGGGGAGATCGTCTCAAAGGAGTGTGGTAAGGAAATCTCGGAGGGGAAGGCCGACGTCACCGAGGCCTGGCATATGGTCGAGTGGGCGGCGGGCAACGCGCGTCATCCCCACGGCGATATTGTCCCCTCCGAAGTCGCGGGCAAGGACTCGTTCATGCGCCGGAAACCGCGGGGCGTCATCGGCTGTATTACGCCGTGGAACTTCCCGGTCGCGATTCCGTTCTGGCATATGGCCATCGCCCTCGTCGAGGGCAACACCGTCGTCTGGAAGCCTGCCGAGCAGACGCCATGGTGTGGCCAGATTATCGCCGAGATGATGGACGACGCCGGGATTCCCGATGGCGTCTTCAATATGATCCAGGGTTTCGGCGATGCCGGTGCGGCCATCACCGACGACGACCGCGTCGATACCGTCCTCTTTACCGGCTCCGCTGAGGTTGGCCACGAGATTGCCGGCAAGGTCGGCAGCGAGCCCGGCAAACTCGCGGCCTGTGAGATGGGCGGCAAGAATGGGATCGTCGTTACCGAGGAGGCCGACATGGACATCGCCGTCCACTCGGCAGTCATGTCGAGCTTCAAGACCACGGGCCAGCGCTGCGTCTCGAGCGAGCGCCTGATCGTCCACGAGGACGTCTACGACGAGTTCAAAGCCCAGTTCGTCGACATCGTGGAAGACATCGCCGTCGGGGACCCGCTCGAGGAAGACACGTTCATGGGGCCCGCGATCGAGGCCGACCACGTCGAAAAGATCCGCCAGTACAATGATCTCGCCCGCGAGGAGGGTGCGAACGTGTTGGTCGATCGGTTCGAACTCGAGGACAGTGAGATTCCAGACGGCCACGCCGAGGGCCACTGGGTCGGGCCGTTCGTCTACGAGATCGATTACGAGCCCGACCTGCGGTGCCTGAACGAGGAGTGTTTCGGCCCGCACGTCGCCCTGATCGAGTACTCGGGTGACGTTGAGGACGCGGTCGAGATCCACAACGACACGCCCTACGGGCTGGCGGGGGCGATCATTTCGGAGGACTACCGCCAGCTCAACTACTTCCGTGACCGCGCAGATATCGGCCTCGCGTATGCGAACCTGCCGTGTATCGGCGCGGAGGTCCAGTTGCCCTTCGGCGGCGTCAAGAAGTCCGGAAACGGGTATCCCAGCGCACGTGAAGCCATCGAAGCCGTCACCGAGCGCACCGCCTGGACGATGAACAACTCAACGGATATCGAAATGGCACAGGGTCTCTCGGCCGATATCAAAACCTCCGAGGATTGA
- a CDS encoding RIO1 family regulatory kinase/ATPase, with the protein MDIRRLARGSIEWSRIERVVRTLADRYDREEVRVEFLEADNWLSTPCVIDDEWFVKIVSRQNALVHAVLTTGRNVGAFSSGSEGFFDRFDTPREMVEHEYAATERMQEIGINAPQPIDAFEVNGLGVLVLEYLPDFRSLDDVSDDMVAQRAPELFAMLATLHEHGLAHGDLRAENILLCDGEFYFIDATSVHDDRVDETTAYDLACALAVLEPRIGPRKAVDAAATAYEPSHLLAAREFLDFVRLRPDHEFDSTTLRSELEKAADLGGE; encoded by the coding sequence ATGGACATCCGCCGGCTCGCACGAGGATCGATCGAGTGGAGCCGCATCGAGCGTGTCGTCCGCACGCTGGCGGATCGCTACGATCGCGAGGAGGTCCGCGTCGAGTTCCTCGAGGCCGACAACTGGCTCTCGACGCCGTGTGTGATCGACGACGAGTGGTTCGTCAAGATCGTCTCCCGACAGAACGCGCTGGTTCATGCGGTGTTGACGACCGGTCGAAATGTCGGCGCGTTCTCCTCGGGCAGTGAGGGTTTTTTCGATCGGTTCGACACGCCCCGCGAAATGGTCGAACACGAGTACGCGGCGACCGAACGGATGCAGGAGATTGGCATCAACGCGCCCCAACCGATCGACGCCTTCGAAGTGAACGGACTCGGCGTCCTCGTCCTCGAGTACCTTCCAGATTTCCGGTCGCTTGACGATGTCTCCGATGATATGGTCGCTCAGCGTGCACCGGAACTGTTCGCGATGCTCGCGACGCTGCACGAACACGGTCTCGCCCACGGCGACCTGCGGGCCGAGAACATCCTACTTTGTGACGGCGAGTTCTACTTCATCGACGCGACCAGCGTCCACGACGACCGCGTCGACGAGACGACGGCCTACGATCTGGCCTGTGCGCTGGCCGTCCTCGAGCCCCGCATCGGGCCGCGTAAGGCCGTCGACGCGGCCGCGACCGCCTACGAACCCTCGCATCTGCTCGCCGCGCGGGAGTTCCTCGACTTCGTCCGGCTCCGACCCGACCACGAGTTCGACTCGACGACCTTACGCAGCGAACTCGAGAAGGCGGCCGATCTGGGCGGGGAGTAA
- a CDS encoding IS5 family transposase codes for MTQISRFIGVVVPIAQNVTGDGDESAAPKGGGGFADYALVSLHCLRIYLDTSYRMTIDLLKEMPQITGEIGLDTADLPAPSTLCKAFDRIEMSVCRVLLCQSAQLHDLSEHAAIDATFYERDRASRHYCQRTNYCVQTLKVTKLVDTATQAVLDLHCSTTLEGSDADLCKQIARRNAGDLRSLAADKGYDKQQLRERLRELDIRPLIKHRIFAPYDHAHNARIDEDRYAQRSMAETVNSAVKRSLGYAVRARSWYREFREISLMCVVYNIKRAVKQ; via the coding sequence ATGACCCAAATCTCCCGCTTCATTGGGGTAGTTGTGCCGATTGCTCAAAACGTTACTGGCGATGGAGACGAATCCGCCGCCCCGAAAGGTGGCGGCGGATTCGCCGACTATGCCCTCGTTTCCCTGCATTGTCTGCGGATTTACCTCGATACGTCCTATCGAATGACGATTGATCTGCTGAAGGAGATGCCGCAAATAACAGGGGAGATCGGCCTTGATACGGCCGATCTCCCCGCACCATCTACGCTGTGTAAGGCGTTTGATCGGATCGAGATGAGCGTTTGTCGAGTGTTGCTGTGCCAGTCGGCGCAGCTACACGACCTCTCTGAGCACGCTGCGATCGACGCTACGTTCTATGAACGAGATCGTGCAAGCCGTCACTACTGTCAACGAACGAATTATTGCGTTCAGACGCTCAAAGTAACCAAACTCGTCGATACAGCAACGCAAGCTGTGCTTGATCTTCACTGCTCGACGACGTTAGAAGGCAGCGATGCAGATCTCTGTAAGCAGATCGCCCGCCGAAACGCGGGCGATCTGCGGTCTCTAGCCGCTGATAAGGGCTATGACAAGCAACAACTCCGCGAACGACTCCGTGAGCTCGACATTCGCCCGCTGATCAAACACCGGATCTTCGCTCCGTACGATCACGCACACAACGCCCGCATTGATGAAGATCGGTACGCTCAGCGGTCAATGGCCGAAACCGTCAACTCAGCCGTCAAGCGCTCGCTCGGCTACGCCGTGCGAGCGCGTAGCTGGTATCGAGAATTCCGTGAAATTTCTCTGATGTGTGTCGTCTACAACATCAAACGTGCCGTCAAACAGTGA
- a CDS encoding phosphate uptake regulator PhoU gives METRKVQRLGPSTLAMTLPAEWASEHGVEKGDEVSLRTSGKGTLTVMPESASSEETESIIHTDELDADAVERAIVAQYVLGRRIIRIEREDGALESDHINAVYQAETQLMGLGVIEETPESISIRCSVDPEDFTLDNLLERLERTGQTMRGEGIKALAHGNPDLAQRALNRERQANKIFVLLLRLIFTAYQNPNLARAVGLNTGFPLIGYRSIAKNLELTADNGEDIADIVIETEGHTLNVDSSVMREIRELNDLVDEITSRAVEAAVERDYDKSNEVRALFHDISDLEQEILSGLPEMDNEDLLRIREVLVSLQQTAQYAMRNAEIAANLALNEESEHTTIK, from the coding sequence ATGGAAACGCGGAAAGTGCAACGACTTGGTCCGTCGACGCTCGCGATGACGCTCCCCGCGGAGTGGGCATCCGAACACGGCGTCGAGAAAGGAGACGAAGTCTCGCTTCGGACCAGCGGGAAAGGAACCCTGACCGTGATGCCCGAGTCCGCCAGCTCGGAGGAAACCGAATCGATCATTCACACCGACGAACTCGACGCCGACGCTGTCGAGCGCGCAATCGTCGCCCAGTACGTCCTTGGCCGGCGCATCATCCGCATCGAACGCGAGGACGGTGCCCTCGAGTCCGACCACATCAACGCGGTCTACCAGGCTGAAACGCAACTGATGGGACTGGGCGTCATCGAGGAGACCCCCGAGAGCATCTCGATTCGCTGTTCGGTCGACCCCGAGGACTTCACGCTCGACAACTTACTCGAGCGCCTCGAGCGAACCGGCCAGACGATGCGTGGCGAGGGGATCAAGGCGCTGGCCCACGGCAACCCCGATCTGGCCCAGCGCGCCCTGAACCGGGAGCGACAGGCCAACAAGATCTTCGTCCTGTTGTTGCGACTGATCTTTACGGCCTACCAGAACCCTAACCTCGCGCGAGCGGTCGGCCTCAACACCGGCTTCCCGCTGATCGGCTACCGCTCGATCGCGAAGAACCTCGAGTTGACCGCCGACAACGGCGAGGACATCGCCGATATCGTCATCGAGACCGAGGGCCACACCCTGAACGTCGACAGCTCGGTGATGCGCGAGATCCGAGAGCTGAACGATCTGGTCGACGAGATCACGTCCCGCGCCGTCGAAGCGGCCGTCGAACGTGACTACGACAAGTCCAACGAGGTCCGGGCGCTGTTCCACGACATCTCCGACCTCGAGCAGGAGATTCTCTCGGGGCTCCCGGAGATGGACAACGAGGATCTGCTGCGGATCCGAGAAGTACTGGTCAGCCTCCAGCAGACCGCCCAATACGCGATGCGGAACGCCGAAATTGCAGCGAATCTCGCGCTGAACGAGGAGTCCGAACACACCACGATCAAGTGA
- the glmU gene encoding bifunctional sugar-1-phosphate nucleotidylyltransferase/acetyltransferase encodes MKAVVLVAGQGTRMRPLSESVPKPMLPVADRPLAAHTVDAAIDAGADEIILVIGYEGETVRDYFGPEYRGVPVSYAVQEKQAGTADAVDAARAHLEGPFAVLNGDNLYDQAAIDRLFDSCPAVCAIEVDDPRNYGVLSTERGSDGRVTEIVEKPDEPPTNLANAGAYAFPAEAREWLAVPASERGEHEITDVVARVIDEYDMTPVTLERWLDVGRPWELLAANEWKLAELEGRIDGNVSEDAHLEGDVVVEAGATVEPGVVIGGPALIRKGAEIGPNAYVRGATLIGPDAEIGHAVEIKNSVVSRGTSVSHLSYVGDSVLGRDVNVGAGTNVANLRHDDADIEFTVKGDRVSTGRRKFGVVAGDGVKTGINTSLTPGLKLETGATTMSGETVERDR; translated from the coding sequence ATGAAAGCAGTCGTTCTCGTGGCGGGTCAGGGAACGCGGATGCGACCGCTGTCGGAATCAGTGCCGAAACCAATGCTTCCGGTCGCCGATCGACCGCTCGCGGCCCACACTGTCGACGCGGCAATCGACGCTGGAGCCGACGAAATAATTCTCGTAATCGGCTACGAAGGCGAGACGGTCCGAGACTACTTCGGCCCCGAGTATCGGGGCGTCCCGGTCTCCTATGCCGTTCAGGAAAAACAGGCCGGGACCGCCGACGCCGTCGACGCTGCCCGGGCCCACCTCGAGGGCCCCTTCGCCGTCCTGAATGGCGACAACCTCTACGATCAGGCGGCGATCGACCGGCTGTTCGATTCCTGTCCGGCCGTCTGCGCGATCGAGGTTGACGACCCGCGCAACTACGGCGTTCTCAGTACCGAACGCGGCAGCGACGGCCGCGTCACCGAAATCGTTGAGAAGCCCGACGAACCGCCGACGAACCTTGCCAACGCTGGGGCCTACGCCTTCCCGGCCGAGGCCCGCGAGTGGCTCGCGGTGCCCGCAAGCGAGCGCGGAGAACACGAAATTACCGACGTCGTCGCGCGGGTGATCGACGAGTACGACATGACGCCGGTCACCCTCGAGCGATGGCTGGATGTCGGCCGACCCTGGGAATTGCTCGCGGCAAACGAGTGGAAACTCGCTGAACTCGAGGGCCGGATCGACGGCAACGTGAGCGAGGACGCCCACCTCGAGGGCGATGTCGTCGTCGAGGCAGGTGCGACGGTCGAACCCGGCGTGGTGATCGGAGGACCGGCTCTGATCCGCAAGGGAGCAGAAATCGGGCCAAACGCCTACGTCCGCGGCGCGACGCTGATCGGCCCGGACGCGGAGATCGGTCACGCAGTCGAAATCAAAAACAGCGTCGTCTCGCGCGGGACGTCGGTCAGCCATCTCTCCTACGTCGGCGACAGCGTCCTCGGCCGGGACGTGAACGTCGGGGCAGGGACGAACGTAGCGAACCTCCGACATGACGACGCGGATATCGAGTTCACCGTCAAGGGTGACCGCGTCTCGACGGGGCGGCGGAAGTTCGGCGTCGTCGCCGGCGACGGGGTCAAGACCGGCATTAACACGAGTCTCACGCCCGGGCTGAAACTCGAGACTGGTGCGACCACGATGTCCGGTGAAACCGTCGAACGGGATCGGTAA
- a CDS encoding helix-turn-helix domain-containing protein, with protein sequence MSRSRTEYNEVDSAAVLSALGSKYSAEILCAAGTPKSAQSLSEDIEIPIATCYRRIEELVNAGLLTCEGRQLSDEGRRTNIYRRTLDEIEIDFSDDVPTFSRKRRTEAKNRLQDQLED encoded by the coding sequence ATGTCTCGGAGTCGGACAGAATACAACGAAGTGGATTCGGCTGCAGTCCTCTCTGCGCTGGGGAGTAAATATAGCGCAGAGATTCTCTGTGCTGCGGGCACACCGAAATCGGCACAGTCACTGAGCGAAGATATTGAGATACCGATCGCGACCTGCTATCGTCGGATCGAAGAACTCGTCAACGCCGGGTTGTTGACCTGCGAGGGGCGACAACTCTCCGACGAGGGCCGACGAACGAACATCTATCGACGAACGCTCGACGAGATCGAAATCGACTTTTCGGACGATGTCCCCACGTTCTCGCGAAAACGGCGCACCGAGGCCAAGAACAGGTTACAGGATCAACTCGAGGACTGA